The Armatimonadota bacterium genome includes a window with the following:
- a CDS encoding glycosyl transferase — translation MGDPLSERPRVSIIVPAFNEEATIREALQRVLAVPVSKEVLVVDDASTDRTAEIAESFGPPVRVLRQTVNQGKGSAIRRALEEAHGEIVAIQDADLEYFPEDLPALLEPFRDPSVQVVYGTRFRPGRPRMRLANYIANRVLAAATNLLYGASITDEATCYKLFRRELLQSFGLKSRRFEFCPEVTARTLRRGIRIVEVPIRYQPRTAEEGKKITWKDGFQALWTLLRYRFRE, via the coding sequence GTGGGAGATCCCCTGAGCGAACGGCCCCGCGTGTCCATCATCGTGCCGGCCTTCAATGAAGAGGCCACCATCCGCGAGGCGCTCCAGCGCGTGCTGGCCGTGCCTGTCTCCAAGGAGGTTCTGGTGGTGGATGATGCCTCCACCGACCGCACCGCAGAGATCGCGGAGTCGTTCGGTCCTCCCGTCCGGGTGCTGCGCCAGACGGTCAATCAGGGCAAGGGATCAGCCATCCGCCGTGCTCTGGAGGAGGCGCATGGAGAAATCGTGGCCATTCAGGATGCCGATCTGGAATACTTCCCCGAAGACCTTCCCGCACTTCTGGAGCCTTTCCGGGATCCGTCCGTGCAGGTAGTCTACGGCACGCGCTTCCGCCCCGGCCGGCCCCGGATGCGGCTGGCGAACTATATCGCCAACCGCGTGCTTGCAGCGGCAACCAACTTGCTCTACGGAGCCTCCATCACGGATGAGGCCACGTGCTACAAGCTGTTCCGCCGCGAATTGCTGCAATCCTTTGGACTGAAGAGCCGCCGCTTCGAGTTCTGTCCGGAGGTTACGGCCAGGACACTGCGCCGGGGCATCAGGATCGTGGAGGTTCCCATCCGCTACCAGCCTCGAACTGCCGAGGAGGGGAAGAAGATCACCTGGAAGGACGGCTTCCAGGCGCTGTGGACTCTCCTGCGCTACCGGTTCAGGGAGTAG
- the kdsD gene encoding arabinose-5-phosphate isomerase encodes MTAVPARSYNPRGRVQVCGNARFRDIFVPSQGKLETQQPSATVQFAREVIRIEAEALLGVAERLGPEFDRAVSLLLSCRGRTVVTGVGKSGAIARKLAGILSSTGTPALFLHPAEGVHGDLGVVTRDDVVIILSYSGESDEIVNILPVIKRIGAASIGITRARESSLTSFCDVVLDVTVEKEACPLGLAPTSSTTAMLALGDALALAVMRERRFTREDFALFHPAGALGRRLILRARDLMRSGDEMAVCRTTDSLRDVMFAITRARAGAACIVDGEGSFKGILTDGDIRRHLLSGGALDAPAEVVMTANPLTIGPDDLAVEGLHVMEERKIGDLPVIEDGRPVGVLMLKDVVRAGLV; translated from the coding sequence TTGACAGCCGTCCCGGCGCGGTCCTATAATCCCCGCGGACGGGTCCAGGTTTGCGGGAACGCCCGTTTCCGCGATATTTTCGTCCCGTCTCAGGGGAAGTTGGAAACTCAACAGCCATCCGCAACAGTGCAATTCGCGCGGGAGGTCATCCGTATTGAAGCCGAGGCGCTGCTTGGCGTCGCCGAGCGTCTGGGGCCGGAGTTCGACCGCGCTGTATCGCTCCTGCTCTCCTGCCGCGGGCGCACCGTGGTCACCGGCGTCGGAAAGTCCGGAGCCATCGCGCGCAAGCTGGCCGGCATCCTTTCCAGCACAGGCACACCGGCGCTCTTCTTGCATCCTGCGGAAGGAGTACACGGTGACCTGGGAGTGGTCACTCGGGATGATGTGGTCATCATCCTCTCCTATAGTGGCGAATCGGATGAGATCGTCAACATTTTGCCGGTGATCAAGCGGATCGGCGCGGCTTCCATCGGGATTACGCGGGCACGGGAATCCTCCCTGACCAGCTTCTGCGATGTGGTGCTGGATGTGACGGTAGAGAAAGAGGCCTGTCCGCTGGGGCTTGCGCCCACCAGCAGCACCACCGCCATGCTTGCTTTAGGGGATGCTCTGGCGCTTGCGGTTATGCGCGAGCGGCGTTTCACTCGGGAGGATTTTGCCCTGTTCCATCCCGCCGGTGCGCTGGGGCGCAGGCTCATCCTGCGCGCGCGCGACCTGATGCGCTCCGGCGATGAGATGGCCGTCTGCCGGACAACGGACAGCCTGCGGGACGTAATGTTCGCCATCACCCGGGCCCGCGCCGGGGCGGCGTGCATTGTGGATGGCGAAGGCTCCTTCAAAGGTATCCTTACGGATGGGGATATCCGCCGGCATCTGCTTTCGGGGGGTGCCCTGGATGCTCCCGCAGAGGTGGTGATGACCGCCAATCCGTTGACTATCGGACCGGACGATCTGGCGGTGGAAGGGCTACACGTTATGGAGGAGCGCAAGATCGGCGACCTCCCGGTCATTGAGGATGGGCGGCCGGTGGGGGTGTTGATGCTGAAGGACGTCGTCCGGGCGGGGCTGGTGTGA
- the ycbG gene encoding putative HTH-type transcriptional regulator YcbG, translating to MSAEMSTEVPNSRTVIRNLIQFIRENQMRAGDRLPAIPRLAAEWKIKPSVVRDGLLQAESLGLVSIHPRLGTFVQQPDLTPMVSALSDALDLALIMDDRNLVHLGEARLMVEREVVALAAERAQPEDLLIIRQHLEQLRECLGNRPAFVQADEDFHVAIARAAGNPIMTTIIRALLVALRPYRQSTLVREEDAERIAEKHVLIYQALTEGDPERAQTLMEEHFVAAKDLIRQSLGLQPVSQPGTESRRHNNPQSP from the coding sequence ATGTCAGCCGAAATGTCCACCGAGGTCCCGAACAGCAGAACAGTCATCAGGAACCTGATCCAGTTCATCCGGGAGAACCAGATGCGGGCGGGGGATCGCCTTCCTGCCATTCCCCGTCTGGCTGCGGAGTGGAAGATCAAGCCGAGCGTGGTCCGTGACGGCTTGCTGCAAGCGGAGAGCCTGGGATTGGTGAGCATTCATCCCAGGCTGGGCACGTTCGTACAGCAGCCTGATCTCACGCCGATGGTGTCGGCTCTCTCAGACGCTCTGGATCTGGCACTGATTATGGACGACCGGAACCTGGTACACCTGGGAGAAGCCCGGCTGATGGTGGAGCGGGAAGTAGTGGCGCTGGCGGCGGAACGCGCCCAGCCGGAGGATCTACTGATCATCCGGCAGCACCTGGAACAGCTTCGGGAATGTCTGGGCAACAGGCCCGCATTTGTCCAGGCGGACGAGGACTTCCACGTCGCAATCGCCCGGGCAGCCGGCAACCCCATTATGACCACCATCATCCGTGCGCTTCTGGTGGCTCTCCGGCCTTACCGGCAGAGCACGCTCGTTAGGGAGGAGGACGCGGAGCGAATCGCTGAGAAGCACGTCCTGATCTACCAGGCGCTGACTGAGGGCGACCCGGAGCGGGCCCAGACTCTGATGGAAGAACATTTCGTGGCGGCCAAGGATCTCATCCGCCAGAGTCTTGGTCTTCAGCCAGTCTCCCAGCCGGGCACTGAGAGCCGTAGACACAACAATCCGCAATCCCCATAG
- the iscS gene encoding cysteine desulfurase IscS, whose amino-acid sequence MLPFEPPVYLDYAASTPPDSRVLEEMVPWLSSHFGNASSTHSFGRRARAAVDLARDRVAALLHAKPAEICFTSGGTEADNLAIIGGALAAPSERRRVVISAVEHHAVLHAAASLTRLGFDVCQIPVNSSGHLLIEQAARLIDRNTALVSVMLVNNETGVVMPVAKVARLARKAGALMHTDAVQAAGLLRLDPADLDVDLLSISAHKIYGPKGAGALWVRKGVNLVPVIYGGAQERERRGGTENVAAIAGFGRAAQIALEERQQIVEAVEAARDAFLEGFASLRDFPLHCEAARRVPSIVNVHFPGLESELFLMRLDTMGIAASSGSACASGSQEPSHVLKALGCPESEVKCSVRFSFSRTLDPETARRAGAAVREVAREMLSRLRDLSPLSPIPPGSSVS is encoded by the coding sequence ATGCTCCCATTCGAACCGCCGGTTTATCTGGACTACGCTGCAAGCACTCCTCCGGATTCCCGCGTTCTGGAGGAGATGGTGCCGTGGCTGTCATCGCATTTCGGGAACGCTTCCAGCACTCATTCGTTCGGCAGGCGGGCTCGTGCAGCCGTGGACCTTGCCCGCGACCGCGTGGCGGCACTGCTTCACGCGAAGCCTGCGGAGATCTGTTTCACGTCGGGAGGGACCGAGGCGGACAACCTGGCGATCATCGGTGGAGCGCTCGCCGCGCCCTCCGAGCGCAGGCGGGTGGTCATCAGTGCGGTGGAGCACCACGCGGTGCTGCACGCGGCCGCGAGCCTGACACGCCTCGGGTTCGATGTGTGTCAGATACCGGTCAACTCTTCCGGGCATCTCCTCATCGAGCAGGCCGCCCGTCTCATAGACCGCAACACGGCGCTGGTAAGCGTCATGCTGGTCAACAACGAGACCGGAGTAGTAATGCCTGTCGCGAAGGTGGCCCGGCTGGCGCGAAAGGCCGGCGCGCTAATGCATACGGATGCGGTGCAGGCCGCCGGCCTGTTGCGCCTGGACCCGGCGGATCTGGATGTGGATCTGCTCAGTATTTCGGCACACAAGATCTACGGGCCGAAGGGAGCGGGAGCCCTCTGGGTGCGCAAGGGAGTGAATCTTGTTCCCGTCATCTACGGGGGTGCCCAGGAGCGGGAGCGGCGGGGAGGCACGGAAAATGTGGCTGCCATCGCAGGATTCGGGCGGGCCGCTCAGATCGCCCTGGAGGAGCGTCAGCAGATCGTCGAAGCGGTCGAGGCGGCAAGGGATGCGTTTCTGGAGGGGTTCGCCTCGCTCCGCGATTTTCCGCTTCACTGCGAGGCAGCTCGGCGGGTTCCCTCCATTGTGAATGTCCATTTTCCGGGACTGGAGTCCGAGCTTTTCCTGATGCGGCTGGACACGATGGGCATCGCGGCCAGCTCCGGCTCCGCTTGCGCTTCCGGGTCTCAGGAGCCCTCCCACGTGTTGAAGGCCTTGGGATGTCCGGAGTCCGAAGTGAAGTGCTCGGTGCGCTTCAGTTTCAGCAGGACCTTGGACCCGGAAACCGCCCGCAGGGCGGGTGCCGCAGTCCGTGAGGTGGCCCGTGAGATGCTCTCCCGCCTTCGCGATCTTTCCCCGCTGTCCCCGATTCCGCCCGGTTCCTCAGTCTCGTGA
- a CDS encoding dienelactone hydrolase — protein MPAMPLMSCVVAALVAAGSCLSLRAAAEGETVEYRQGDVTLEGYLVAPAPSAGRCPGILLVHDWDGIDDYERLRAEMLAELGYVALAADIYGKGVRPADAEQAAAESAKYKNEPALYRARLSAGLDTLRRHPRVDPDRLGAIGYCFGGTGVLELARSGADVKGVVSFHGSLGTSSPATPGSVRAAILVLHGGADPVVPPEEVSAFVREMLEAKANFSIVSYPGAEHAFTKYGSRSYHQRADRASWDAMKRFFADLFTRD, from the coding sequence ATGCCTGCAATGCCGCTGATGTCTTGTGTTGTTGCCGCCCTTGTGGCCGCTGGGTCCTGCCTTTCGCTACGCGCCGCCGCGGAGGGCGAGACGGTGGAGTACCGCCAAGGGGACGTGACCCTGGAAGGATACCTGGTGGCTCCAGCTCCTTCGGCAGGCCGCTGCCCCGGTATTTTGCTGGTCCACGACTGGGACGGAATCGACGACTATGAGCGCCTGCGCGCCGAGATGCTCGCGGAGTTGGGCTATGTGGCCCTGGCGGCGGACATTTACGGCAAGGGGGTGCGGCCCGCGGACGCGGAGCAGGCCGCGGCAGAGTCAGCGAAGTACAAGAACGAGCCGGCTCTGTATCGTGCTCGTCTTTCGGCCGGGCTGGACACGCTTCGCCGTCATCCCCGTGTGGATCCGGATCGCCTGGGTGCCATCGGCTATTGCTTCGGCGGCACGGGCGTGCTTGAGCTTGCGCGCAGCGGAGCGGACGTAAAAGGCGTCGTCAGTTTCCACGGCTCCCTTGGGACATCTTCGCCTGCCACTCCCGGCTCAGTGAGGGCTGCCATTCTGGTGCTGCACGGCGGCGCAGACCCGGTGGTTCCTCCGGAGGAGGTCTCCGCATTCGTGCGGGAGATGCTGGAAGCCAAAGCGAACTTCAGCATTGTGTCCTATCCCGGAGCGGAGCACGCCTTCACGAAATACGGAAGCCGCTCCTATCATCAGCGGGCCGACCGGGCTTCGTGGGACGCGATGAAGCGCTTCTTTGCCGATCTGTTCACTCGCGACTGA
- the ftsZ gene encoding cell division protein FtsZ has translation MQESMSDCPAKIKVIGVGGAGCNAVNRMIEGGLNGVEFICMNTDRQALEASKAMHLVQLGEQLTRGLGAGGNPEIGRQAAEESKQEIARSVDGAEMVFITAGMGGGTGTGAAPVVAELSRDAGALTVAVVTRPFLFEGPRRGQAADQGVKLLKEKVDTLIVIPNERLLSVVERRVSFVDSFRMADEVLRQGVQGIADMITVPGLINVDFADVKAIMKDAGSALMGIGIGSGDGSARMAAQAAISSPLLETTVAGARGILFNICGGEDLTISDVNEAAQVIFDAADKDDANIIFGAVIDPRLEGEVRITVLATGFDSPDYNVRHHKLAPEPEKHPEPKDEPLRFSLGDREMVPESELDIPAFLRRR, from the coding sequence ATGCAGGAGAGCATGTCGGATTGTCCCGCCAAGATCAAGGTCATTGGCGTCGGCGGCGCAGGATGTAATGCGGTCAACCGGATGATCGAAGGAGGCCTGAACGGAGTCGAGTTCATCTGCATGAACACGGACCGTCAGGCGCTGGAAGCTTCCAAAGCGATGCACCTGGTGCAGCTGGGTGAACAACTGACCCGCGGACTGGGAGCGGGAGGCAACCCGGAGATTGGGCGGCAGGCGGCCGAGGAGAGCAAACAGGAGATCGCCCGGTCGGTGGACGGGGCGGAGATGGTGTTCATCACCGCCGGTATGGGCGGCGGAACGGGCACGGGCGCTGCTCCGGTGGTGGCGGAGCTCTCTCGCGATGCGGGGGCGCTGACGGTGGCCGTGGTCACCCGGCCGTTCTTGTTCGAGGGACCGCGAAGAGGCCAGGCTGCCGATCAAGGAGTGAAGCTCCTCAAGGAGAAGGTGGACACGCTGATCGTCATACCTAACGAGCGTCTGCTGTCTGTAGTGGAGCGGCGCGTGAGCTTCGTGGACTCGTTCCGGATGGCGGACGAGGTGCTGCGCCAGGGAGTCCAGGGCATAGCGGATATGATCACCGTGCCGGGGCTCATCAACGTGGATTTCGCAGACGTCAAAGCCATTATGAAGGACGCCGGCTCCGCCCTGATGGGTATCGGCATCGGGAGTGGCGACGGGAGCGCCCGGATGGCCGCGCAGGCGGCGATCTCCAGTCCGCTCCTGGAGACCACGGTTGCCGGCGCTCGCGGCATCCTGTTCAACATCTGCGGCGGGGAGGACCTGACCATCTCGGATGTCAACGAGGCTGCTCAGGTCATCTTCGACGCCGCAGACAAGGATGACGCCAACATCATATTTGGAGCGGTCATAGATCCGAGACTCGAGGGCGAGGTGCGCATCACGGTGTTGGCCACTGGGTTCGACTCCCCGGATTACAACGTCCGGCATCACAAGCTGGCGCCGGAGCCCGAAAAGCACCCGGAGCCAAAGGATGAACCCCTGCGGTTCTCGCTGGGAGACCGGGAGATGGTACCGGAATCCGAATTGGACATCCCGGCCTTCCTGCGCAGGCGCTGA
- the ftsA gene encoding cell division protein FtsA, with translation MSRTEIVAGLDVGTTKVCMIIAEGEPGGALRVIGEGLVPSDGMRKGVVTDIDKTSHAIAQAVEKAQRVAGVQVSSVFVGVSGEHIRSMNSKGIVAIAHPRRMVRQEDVDRVIESSRLVVLPPEREIIHAIPRGFCIDGQDGIRSPVGMSGSRLEVETHIVHGQSSFLQNLAKCVDRAGLEIESFVLQSFAAARAVLEEADRSLGVALVDMGGGTTDVAVYQNDSIVHSAVVAVGGAHLDQDVAIGLQCSLSAAEQLKIQSGCSSVDQVDASQTISVQRTGATAPSQLPRRLLAEILEPRMTEIFQLVGETIEQYTPLRSLPGGIVLTGGTSLLSGVSALGERLLGVPVRSGRVSGVGGLMDAVSDPQHATGVGLALCAWDHRVSEGALRNSGRLRGPRAWLSKVRDALMGTD, from the coding sequence GTGAGTCGCACGGAGATAGTTGCCGGGCTGGACGTCGGCACCACAAAAGTCTGCATGATTATTGCCGAGGGAGAACCAGGAGGGGCGCTCCGGGTCATCGGCGAGGGACTCGTCCCGTCGGACGGGATGCGCAAGGGAGTGGTGACGGACATAGACAAGACCTCTCACGCCATAGCACAGGCGGTTGAGAAGGCGCAGCGGGTGGCCGGCGTGCAGGTGTCCAGCGTGTTTGTCGGCGTGTCCGGCGAACACATCCGATCCATGAACTCCAAAGGGATTGTGGCTATCGCGCATCCGCGGCGGATGGTGCGCCAGGAGGACGTGGACCGGGTCATAGAAAGCTCGCGCCTGGTGGTGCTGCCGCCCGAGCGGGAGATCATCCACGCGATTCCGCGGGGTTTCTGCATTGACGGACAGGACGGGATCCGGTCGCCTGTTGGGATGAGTGGCTCCCGGTTGGAGGTGGAGACCCATATCGTCCACGGCCAGAGTTCGTTCTTGCAGAACCTAGCCAAGTGTGTGGACCGGGCGGGTCTGGAAATCGAATCATTCGTGCTGCAGAGTTTTGCTGCGGCGCGCGCCGTGCTGGAGGAAGCGGACCGCTCCCTGGGTGTGGCGTTGGTGGACATGGGTGGCGGCACGACGGATGTCGCTGTCTACCAGAACGACAGCATCGTGCACTCGGCGGTGGTGGCTGTGGGCGGCGCGCATCTGGATCAGGACGTGGCCATCGGTCTGCAGTGTTCCCTGTCGGCGGCGGAGCAGTTGAAGATCCAGTCGGGGTGCTCCAGCGTGGATCAGGTGGACGCTTCCCAGACCATATCCGTGCAGCGGACCGGAGCAACGGCTCCCAGTCAGTTGCCCCGCCGGTTGCTGGCGGAGATTTTGGAGCCGCGGATGACCGAGATTTTCCAGTTGGTGGGCGAGACCATCGAGCAGTACACGCCGCTTCGCAGCCTGCCGGGAGGCATCGTTCTGACGGGAGGCACGTCGCTGTTGTCCGGCGTTTCGGCGCTGGGAGAGAGGCTTCTTGGAGTACCGGTGCGGTCCGGGCGGGTCTCCGGCGTGGGGGGCCTGATGGACGCGGTCTCTGACCCGCAGCATGCGACGGGGGTGGGCTTGGCGCTTTGCGCCTGGGACCACCGCGTATCGGAGGGCGCACTGCGCAATTCGGGCAGGCTGCGCGGTCCGCGCGCGTGGCTCAGCAAAGTGCGCGATGCGCTGATGGGTACGGACTGA
- the ddl gene encoding D-alanine--D-alanine ligase produces the protein MSDVIEVVILMGGSSSEREVSLVTGRAVLEAIDTSRYRPRPVDLQLPLRLARVAAASGGSDAGVAAGPEGGLPVEEEASLLLDQIAPAGVRPDVVFIALHGRYGEDGCVQGLLELLQIPYTGSGVLASALAMDKIATKRLLRSCGLPTPRWTCSDGREGFRELKERVCSACGYPCIVKPNREGSTVGASIVRGPESLEQAVQEALRYDRQALIEELVSGTEVTVGILQKGDEPLALPVVEIRPPGGFYDYRAKYTAGLTEKLCPAPLPQDVTADVQRIALETHRLLGCSGMSRVDLFITADGPTVLEVNTIPGLTPTSLLPRAAQAARISFSEMITMIIESGLAEGVR, from the coding sequence ATGAGTGATGTGATAGAAGTCGTCATCCTGATGGGAGGAAGCTCCTCCGAACGCGAGGTGTCTCTGGTTACGGGTCGGGCCGTGCTGGAGGCTATAGACACCTCGCGCTACAGGCCGCGCCCGGTGGACCTGCAACTGCCACTGCGCCTGGCCAGGGTGGCGGCCGCCTCGGGCGGGTCGGACGCGGGTGTTGCGGCCGGTCCGGAAGGAGGACTTCCTGTTGAGGAGGAAGCGTCGCTCCTCCTGGACCAGATCGCTCCGGCGGGGGTTCGCCCGGATGTGGTCTTCATCGCCCTTCACGGCCGTTACGGCGAGGACGGCTGCGTTCAGGGGCTGCTGGAGCTGCTTCAGATCCCGTATACCGGTTCCGGGGTGCTGGCCAGCGCCCTGGCGATGGATAAGATCGCCACCAAGAGGCTGCTCCGCTCCTGCGGATTGCCCACCCCCCGTTGGACCTGCAGTGACGGCCGCGAGGGATTCAGAGAACTGAAAGAGCGGGTCTGCTCCGCCTGCGGATATCCCTGCATCGTCAAGCCAAACCGTGAAGGATCCACCGTGGGGGCGAGCATTGTGCGCGGCCCGGAGAGCCTGGAACAGGCCGTGCAGGAAGCGCTCCGCTACGACCGGCAGGCTCTGATCGAAGAGCTCGTGTCGGGTACTGAAGTGACGGTGGGCATACTGCAGAAGGGGGACGAACCGCTTGCCTTACCTGTCGTTGAAATCCGTCCTCCCGGTGGCTTCTACGACTACCGGGCCAAGTACACGGCGGGGCTGACGGAAAAGCTCTGCCCGGCTCCCCTGCCGCAGGACGTGACAGCCGATGTTCAGAGGATCGCTCTGGAGACGCACCGCCTGCTGGGATGCAGCGGAATGTCCCGGGTGGATCTTTTCATAACGGCGGATGGTCCCACCGTGCTGGAGGTAAACACCATCCCCGGCCTGACGCCTACCAGCCTACTGCCCCGCGCAGCGCAGGCCGCCCGCATTTCGTTCTCGGAGATGATCACGATGATCATCGAGAGCGGACTGGCGGAGGGCGTCCGTTGA
- the murB gene encoding UDP-N-acetylenolpyruvoylglucosamine reductase, protein MSGDSGTNGLMDLAESLRSSVRGEVLVREPLARHTTIGLGGPADLFVRALSVDDLRQVFLFGREHNLPVTPLGSGSNVLVADAGVRGIVVQADGDLQELQIEGDRCVAGGGCPLSRAISETARAGLAGLEVLYGVPGTVGGAVVMNAGTRNGCVADTLESASLVCRDGSVREASVAELALSYRHSALQEQQGDVFVARAVFRLRQEDPAAIRERIARYADARRASQPLDWRSCGCMFRNPESDSAGRLIDAAGLKGLCEGGARVSDRHANFIVVSPGATALDVRRLAEKVRRLVQERQGVTLEYEVKLLGEWPDE, encoded by the coding sequence GTGAGCGGGGATTCAGGCACTAACGGCCTGATGGATCTGGCGGAGTCGCTGCGCTCCAGCGTACGGGGCGAGGTGCTCGTCCGGGAGCCTCTCGCCCGTCATACCACGATCGGGCTGGGCGGGCCGGCGGATCTGTTCGTGCGTGCGCTGTCCGTGGACGACCTGCGACAGGTCTTCCTGTTCGGGAGGGAGCATAACCTGCCGGTCACGCCGCTCGGAAGCGGGAGCAATGTGCTGGTTGCGGATGCGGGAGTGCGCGGCATTGTGGTGCAGGCGGACGGCGATCTGCAAGAGTTGCAGATCGAGGGAGACAGGTGCGTCGCAGGGGGAGGGTGCCCACTCAGCCGCGCCATCAGCGAAACGGCGCGTGCCGGGCTGGCCGGTCTGGAGGTTCTCTACGGCGTTCCGGGGACCGTCGGCGGAGCCGTGGTCATGAATGCAGGCACGCGTAACGGATGTGTGGCCGACACACTGGAAAGCGCGTCACTGGTCTGCCGGGATGGATCCGTGCGGGAGGCGTCCGTCGCGGAGCTGGCGCTTTCTTACAGGCACTCAGCGCTGCAGGAGCAACAGGGTGATGTCTTCGTGGCGCGGGCGGTGTTCCGGTTGCGGCAGGAGGATCCGGCTGCCATCCGGGAACGCATCGCGCGTTATGCCGATGCCCGCCGGGCTTCGCAGCCCCTGGACTGGCGCAGCTGCGGGTGCATGTTCCGCAACCCGGAATCGGACTCGGCGGGCCGGCTCATCGACGCCGCCGGCCTCAAGGGATTGTGCGAGGGTGGAGCGCGGGTCTCAGATCGGCACGCCAACTTTATCGTGGTGAGTCCGGGAGCCACCGCGTTGGATGTGCGCAGGTTGGCCGAAAAGGTGCGGAGACTGGTGCAGGAGAGACAAGGGGTGACGCTGGAGTATGAAGTGAAGCTGCTCGGGGAATGGCCGGATGAGTGA
- the murC gene encoding UDP-N-acetylmuramate--L-alanine ligase produces the protein MSAIAQVLRAAGCRVQGSDRSESPTVEMLRAQGIPVFIGHDPKNIGEMERVVYTRAVPDDNPELVAARQMGLPVLERAEMLGELYTLFDTRVSVTGTHGKTSTTALLGHILTGCGKDPTVLVGGEAINLGGHARLGKSSLIVSEACEAYSSFLHLRSSMALITNVDEDHLDWYHTFERVKNSFVGFMQQIDEGGAVVGCADDRHLMSLRPRVDCRWLTYGFSPASDVRVGYLTYSDGEQSFEVEGPDWKVGVHLPLPGRHLALNAAGALAAAVELGCDPLEAAATLYDFRGVRRRLEVKGRVRDVTVLDDYAHHPAEIRATLEAVAEAYDGPLTVIFQPHLYSRTAEHLHGFASALKDVPRVVLTDVYAAREDPGRGVQTDALYNVLVQMGHPDVHYVPQLHDVPAWLESNVRSGDVIITVGAGDVVTAGEQFLRLAGAEVSPA, from the coding sequence ATGAGCGCCATTGCACAGGTACTGCGGGCCGCTGGTTGCCGTGTCCAGGGTTCGGACCGCTCGGAAAGCCCCACCGTCGAAATGCTGCGGGCCCAGGGGATTCCGGTGTTCATCGGGCACGACCCGAAGAACATCGGGGAGATGGAGCGCGTGGTCTACACCCGGGCCGTCCCGGATGATAACCCGGAACTGGTGGCTGCCCGGCAGATGGGGCTTCCCGTCCTGGAGCGCGCCGAGATGCTGGGCGAGCTCTACACCCTGTTCGATACCCGGGTCTCCGTTACCGGCACCCACGGCAAGACCAGCACCACCGCTCTGCTGGGGCACATCCTCACCGGCTGCGGCAAGGATCCCACTGTGCTGGTGGGCGGAGAGGCGATCAACCTTGGCGGGCATGCGCGGCTGGGTAAGTCATCGCTCATCGTCTCGGAGGCGTGCGAAGCATACTCATCCTTCCTGCATCTTCGCTCCAGTATGGCGCTCATCACAAATGTTGATGAAGACCATCTGGACTGGTACCACACCTTCGAGAGGGTGAAGAACAGCTTTGTCGGGTTTATGCAGCAGATAGACGAGGGCGGGGCAGTCGTGGGCTGCGCCGACGACAGGCACCTTATGTCCCTGCGCCCGCGCGTGGACTGCCGCTGGTTGACGTACGGCTTCAGCCCGGCGTCGGACGTGCGGGTGGGTTATCTGACATATTCGGATGGCGAGCAGTCCTTCGAAGTGGAAGGCCCGGACTGGAAGGTGGGGGTGCATCTGCCCCTGCCGGGGCGGCATCTGGCGTTGAACGCGGCCGGCGCGCTTGCGGCTGCGGTGGAGCTGGGCTGCGATCCACTGGAGGCTGCCGCCACCCTCTACGACTTCCGGGGGGTGCGCCGCCGCCTGGAGGTGAAAGGCCGGGTCCGGGACGTGACGGTGCTGGACGACTATGCCCACCATCCTGCCGAAATCCGGGCCACTCTGGAGGCTGTGGCCGAGGCGTATGACGGCCCCTTGACGGTCATCTTCCAGCCGCATCTGTACTCCCGCACGGCAGAGCACCTGCACGGTTTTGCATCGGCTTTAAAGGACGTCCCGCGCGTTGTTCTGACGGATGTCTACGCTGCCCGCGAGGATCCTGGGCGCGGCGTGCAAACGGATGCCCTTTACAACGTCCTTGTTCAGATGGGGCACCCGGATGTGCATTATGTGCCTCAACTGCACGACGTTCCTGCGTGGCTGGAGTCCAACGTGCGTTCCGGAGATGTGATCATCACGGTGGGCGCCGGCGATGTGGTTACCGCCGGGGAGCAGTTCCTGCGCCTGGCGGGTGCGGAGGTATCCCCGGCGTGA